Proteins from a single region of Cydia strobilella chromosome 2, ilCydStro3.1, whole genome shotgun sequence:
- the LOC134750514 gene encoding transcription elongation factor B polypeptide 3, translating to MASVLDLVKHYQHAIEKYPNDEQKVLKSIDKLFGLGVTVQHLQETGVGRTVNALRKDPGTVGQAARALVNKWKCMVASEESDQEADQNNDTTNYNGHGNGKDSDDTANRSNSRHNDDSERSYKSDGSRINGNTSGTKRKYHSSEEEDSNTKKSKHSSLSESNNQKRSVKVKQEPSESDDHHDSEDSQSSDSESELSDSSSDDRNHRNTNRKIKIESSENHKSASTKHSLHSHNVEPKKETSKKSSDNDRHSKSHSSDSRHSSSKTSSSEKSQSSHKNTKSMDKESSSEKKHKSDHSVEKDKKREDINSSSKHKTSSEKPRSSSEKHSHSSEKQRSSSESYKSSSQKDKSDRSKEKHDKNEKRESKSEKHSSQSHKSDKEKHNSSKSSSDKEMQKHKSRENSSSSKEKHSLSSIEKSKDKSSSSKEKSSHSHKSEKKSSHESKSKNDSKDKNKVDDRSSEKKSKHNSSSSSSHKSEKSSSKVAVPKTKPQINNIVDSDDGIDCGSGASFAEALGMASPVKPKKKTVSLKEISSPNTFNNDLSPATLLAPSAKLAPLPSLEISALPEISPNYRPRPPPRLMPHFTDEDAMSQVISLKNQRTKVYSGNKVIGKIPTLYELCVHVLQEHIDALEFTGGVPYEILKPIVDKATPQQLFMLEYHNPYLTEDTDHLWKAFCEKHFRNKKRQEMEAWREMYMRCQEEQEDKLKSLTANIRMTQEAKKAPIKQTKMAYVDSVVKPPRNIARKQAQHGTALLASASPAARVAALAAAPNVLRGGARAGPAPVLPAGGAALKPKKAPLMAKALQFMRGRKR from the exons ATGGCGTCTGTACTCGATTTAGTAAAACATTATCAACATGCCATAGAAAAATATCCAAACGATGAGCAGAAA GTTCTGAAGTCGATCGACAAACTGTTCGGGCTGGGAGTGACGGTGCAGCACCTGCAGGAGACGGGTGTGGGCCGCACCGTGAACGCATTACGCAAGGATCCGGGCACCGTGGGACAGGCCGCGCGAGCTCTCGTCAACAAATGGAAATGTATGGTCGCATCCGAGGAAAGCGACCAGGAAGCCGATCAAAACAATGACA CCACTAACTACAATGGGCATGGAAATGGAAAAGATAGTGATGACACTGCTAATCGGTCTAATAGTAGGCACAATGATGACTCGGAAAGATCATATAAATCTGATGGATCGCGTATAAATGGAAATACAAGTGGAACCAAAAGGAAATATCACAGCAGTGAG GAAGAAGACAGTAACACTAAAAAGTCCAAACACTCAAGCTTGAGTGAGAGTAATAACCAGAAAAGATCAGTTAAAGTCAAGCAGGAACCATCCGAGAGTGATGATCATCATGACTCTGAAGATTCACAGAGCTCAGACAGTGAGAGTGAGTTGTCAGATTCATCAAGCGATGATAGAAATCATAGGAATACTAACCGAAAGATAAAAATAGAATCTTCAGAAAATCACAAATCTGCATCAACAAAACATTCTTTGCACAGCCATAATGTGGAACCTAAAAAAGAAACATCAAAAAAGTCTTCTGATAATGACAGACATTCTAAAAGTCATAGTTCTGACTCAAGACATTCATCTAGTAAAACCTCGTCTAGTGAGAAGTCACAGAGCtcacataaaaatactaaatccatGGACAAGGAAAGTAGTTCAGAGAAGAAACACAAATCTGATCATAGTGTTGAAAAAGATAAGAAAAGGGAAGACATCAATTCATCTAGTAAACATAAGACTTCCTCTGAGAAACCTAGGAGTTCTTCTGAAAAGCATAGTCATTcttctgaaaaacaaagaagtTCCTCTGAAAGCTACAAGTCCAGCTCACAAAAAGATAAGTCTGATAGAAGTAAAGAAAAACATGACAAGAATGAGAAGCGTGAAAGTAAATCTGAAAAACACTCCAGCCAGTCTCATAAGTCAGACAAAGAGAAACATAACTCAAGCAAGAGTTCTTCTGATAAAGAAATGCAAAAACATAAGTCAAGAGAAAATAGTAGTAGTTCTAAGGAAAAGCATAGTTTGTCTAGCATTGAAAAAAGTAAAGATAAGAGTAGTTCTTCTAAAGAAAAATCAAGTCATAGCCATAAGAGTGAGAAAAAGTCATCACATGAGAGTAAATCCAAGAATGACAGCAAAGATAAAAACAAGGTTGATGACAGGAGTAGTGAAAAAAAGTCTAAACATAATTCAAGTTCCTCTTCGTCTCACAAAAGTGAGAAGTCAAGCAGTAAAGTGGCTGTACCAAAGACAAAACcacaaataaacaatattgtGGATAGTGATGATGGTATTGATTGTGGATcag GTGCCAGTTTTGCTGAAGCCTTGGGCATGGCTAGTCCTGTGAAGCCAAAAAAGAAAACagtttctttaaaagaaatttcTTCACCCAACACATTTAATAATGAT CTAAGCCCAGCGACGTTGCTCGCGCCGAGCGCGAAGCTGGCGCCGCTGCCGTCGCTGGAGATCTCCGCGCTGCCCGAGATCTCGCCCAACTACCGGCCGCGCCCGCCCCCCCGCCTCATGCCGCACTTCACCGACGAAGACGCTATGAGCCAAGTCATATCTTTAAAGAACCAAag AACGAAAGTGTACTCCGGAAACAAGGTTATAGGAAAAATTCCCACACTTTACGAGCTGTGCGTCCATGTCCTCCAAGAGCACATAGATG CACTCGAGTTCACCGGAGGCGTGCCATACGAGATACTGAAGCCCATCGTCGACAAAGCCACACCGCAGCAGCTGTTCATGCTGGAGTACCACAACCCCTACCTCACCGAGGACACCGACCATTTGTGGAAGGCTTTCTGTGAGAAACACTTCCGTAACAAGAAAAGACAAGAGATGGAAGCGTGGAGagagatgtacatg AGATGCCAAGAGGAGCAGGAAGATAAACTCAAGTCTCTAACGGCCAATATCAGAATGACTCAAGAAGCCAAGAAGGCGCCCATCAAGCAAACCAAGATGGCGTATGTGGATTCTGTAGTGAAACCGCCACGCAACATTGCCAGGAAACAG